A portion of the Lolium rigidum isolate FL_2022 chromosome 1, APGP_CSIRO_Lrig_0.1, whole genome shotgun sequence genome contains these proteins:
- the LOC124655780 gene encoding acyl transferase 4-like produces the protein MASTPTVAKSPPVLIPPAGPTPGGTLPLSCIDKAFGGSGFVSLIQVTAVVFKCRALALAAALPDDAEVRVSFAVSTRHLLRGVLPAVDGYYGNCVYMACVARTSRAARELALVELVGAVREAKEAVAAGFADWMRGVDRPDVPLDYSTATLLDWSRLGFDEVDYGFGVPGYVCPHDEQVNFAATLLFVRPPAPRREGIRVLLRCVEEPHAAMFAAELAKFA, from the exons ATGGCCTCCACGCCCACCGTTGCCAAGTCGCCGCCGGTGCTTATCCCGCCGGCCGGGCCAACCCCGGGCGGCACACTCCCGCTCTCATGCATCGACAAGGCATTCGGTGGTTCAGGATTCGTGAGCCTCATCCAG GTGACGGCCGTCGTGTTTAAGTGCCGCGCGCTGGCactggcggcggcgctcccggACGACGCCGAGGTCCGGGTCAGCTTCGCCGTCAGTACGCGGCACCTCCTCCGCGGCGTGCTGCCGGCGGTGGACGGTTACTACGGCAACTGCGTGTACATGGCGTGCGTCGCTAGGACCAGCAGGGCCGCCCGGGAGTTGGCGCTGGTGGAGCTGGTCGGCGCGGTACGGGAAGCGAAGGAGGCCGTCGCCGCGGGGTTCGCGGACTGGATGCGCGGCGTCGATCGCCCCGACGTGCCGCTGGACTACAGCACGGCGACTCTGTTGGACTGGAGCCGCCTCGGGTTCGATGAGGTGGACTACGGCTTCGGCGTGCCAGGGTACGTATGCCCTCACGACGAGCAGGTCAACTTCGCCGCGACGCTCCTATTCGTCAGGCCGCCGGCGCCCAGGCGCGAGGGGATCCGGGTGCTGCTCCGCTGCGTCGAGGAGCCGCACGCCGCCATGTTTGCTGCCGAGCTTGCCAAATTCGCCTAG